The Carnobacterium divergens nucleotide sequence CACCGGCAATGATTTCATAGCCTTTGACTGTTGATTCTCTTAAAATAATCGGTTGAAATACTCCTGAAGAACGAATGGAATCGGCTAATTCATTCAATGCTTCTTCATCAAATATTTTTCTTGGTTGGTAAGGATTTGGTCTGATTTCTTCTAAGGAAATCTCTTTTACGACTTCACTGTTCACATCAATTTCTTCTAGCTCAGTGTAATCGCCAAAAAGCGCATCTATTCCGCGGCCTAAGCCTTTGCTATTTTTATTCGCCATTTGCTAACACTTCCTTTGCCAATTCTAGGTAAACCTCTGCTCCTCTTGAACGTGGATCGTAATCAATGATCGATAAGCCATGACTTGGTGCTTCTGATAAACGGATATTACGTGGCACAATTGTTTTATACACGCGCTCGCGGAAATATTTTTTCACTTCATCAACGACTTCATAGCCTAGATTTGTTCTAGCATCCAGCATCGTTAATAACACGCCTTCAATTTTCAAATCGGGATTGAAATGTTTTTGGACAAGTCGGACTGTGTTTAAAAGTTGGCTTAATCCTTCTAATGCGTAATATTCACATTGAACAGGGATCAGAATTGAATCGCTGGCTGTAAATGCATTAATGGTTAAATGACCAAGTGAAGGTGGGCAATCAATTAAAATATAATCGTATTGATCTTTAACCTTTTGAATCGCTTGCTTCAATCGTGATTCTCTTGCCATTTGAGTCGTTAGTTCAATTTCTGCTCCTGCTAATTGAATGGTTGCCGGCACGATCCATAGATTTTCTCTTGATGTCGGCATCACAACGTCTTCGATGGGCGTCTCGTTGACTAAGATGTCATAGATATCTTTTTCAACATCCGCTTTTCGGACTCCTAAGCCACTGGTAGCATTTCCTTGTGCATCTATATCAATCAATAAGATTTTTTTGCCGTTATAAGCTAAACATGCACCTAAATTTACAGTAGTCGTCGTTTTGCCAACGCCACCTTTTTGATTTGCAACTGATATAATTCGTGCCATTGTTGTTCCTCCGTTTTTAGGCTCTCGTTAAATAGGAGACCCGATTTTTGTCCATTAAAAATAGGAGAATAAAAGCAAAGATGCCTTTATTCTCCTGCGCATCTTTTCAAAATGAAATGGTTCATTTATCGCTCTTTATTTATCTTTCTTTTTTGGAATTTCAATTGTGATTCGATAGACATCTTCTAAATCTTCTTCTTCTGTCTTCATTTTAATTCCTGTGTCATTCACCATAGTGATTGATTTTTTAATTGTATTTAACGCAAGGCGAATGTCTTTTGAAATGCCTTTTTTACGTTTTTTTGGCTTCGCGGGTGTTTTTTCTTCTTTGTCAGCTTTTATACTTTTAACTAAGGCTTCCGTTTCTTTTACCGTTAATTTTTCTGAAATTATTGTAGCAACAACTTCTTTTTGCTCTTCTTCGTTTAAAGCAAGTAGGCTACGGCCATGTCGTTCTGAAATTTCTTTTGTTAAAAGTGCTTGTTGAACAGGTGTTGAGAGCTTTAACAAGCGTAGCTTATTAGCAACAAATGACTGACTTTTTCCAATACGTTGGGCTAAGGCTTCTTGGGTAATTTCATTTAATTCAATCAGACCTTGGTAGGCTTTTGCTTCTTCAATTGATGTCAACTCTTCACGTTGCAGATTTTCAATCAAAGCAACGGATGCTGTTTCTGGATCGGTCATTTCTTGGATAATCGCAGGAACTTCTTCCCACTCTAAAATTTGCATCGCTCTAAAACGTCGTTCCCCAGCAATAATCTCGTATTCTCCCGGTGCATACTCTCGTACAACGATGGGTTGAATTAAGCCATGAATATGAATCGTTCTGGACAATTCTTGCAGCTTTTCTTCATTAAAAATCTTTCTTGGTTGAAAACGATTTGGAACAATACGTGCAACGGGTAGTTTTTGAACAAGTTGTTGCTGCGCCTCTTCGCTTTCAATAGTTTCTAGGGCTACTTCCGGCACAACTTCATCACGTTTTTCAGTTTTCTTTTTTGCTTTTCCTGAACCAAATAAATCCGACAATGCCATTTTATTCTCTCCTTGTAGTTCCTTTGATACTATTGTAACAAAAAGTAGTTTAGTCTTGCAAAATTTTATGATGAAACCGATTCTCTTTTATTACGTTAAAGAGGTTTTCGGTTAGGTGTTCCTGGTTTTCTTGGATACGCCTTTGGTGTTTCTTTCTTTTTATCAATCAAAATAATGTGGCGTTCGCCAGCATCTCTTGGCAATTCACAAATAATATCTTCTCGAACTTTTCCGCCTAATAATGACAGTGCTCGTTCGCCTTCTTGCATTTCTGCGTGGCTGTTACTAGCTTTCAAAGCGATAAATAAACCGCCTTTTTTAACTAATGGCAAGCACAATTCAGACAAGACGCTCATCCTTGCAACGGCTCTAGCTGTTACAAAATCAAAGGATTCACGGAACTGTTTATTTTGACCAAAAGTTTCTGCTCGATCATGATAGAAATGCACATCTTCTAATTCTAATTCAGTTGCTAATGTATTTAAAAATTGAATACGTTTATTTAATGAATCAACAATTGTCACCGATAATTTTGGGAAGACAATTTTTAGGGGGATGCTTGGAAACCCAGCACCAGCACCTACATCACATAAGCTTTGGACCCCGTTATTAAAATCCACATACACGCCAGCTAGAATCGAATCATAGAAATGCTTTAAGTACACTTCTTCTTCTTCAGTAATCGCTGTTAAATTGATCTTCTCATTCCATTCTTGGAGAAGGACCAGATATTGTTTAAATTGGTTCATTTGTTTTTCAGTTA carries:
- the noc gene encoding nucleoid occlusion protein is translated as MALSDLFGSGKAKKKTEKRDEVVPEVALETIESEEAQQQLVQKLPVARIVPNRFQPRKIFNEEKLQELSRTIHIHGLIQPIVVREYAPGEYEIIAGERRFRAMQILEWEEVPAIIQEMTDPETASVALIENLQREELTSIEEAKAYQGLIELNEITQEALAQRIGKSQSFVANKLRLLKLSTPVQQALLTKEISERHGRSLLALNEEEQKEVVATIISEKLTVKETEALVKSIKADKEEKTPAKPKKRKKGISKDIRLALNTIKKSITMVNDTGIKMKTEEEDLEDVYRITIEIPKKKDK
- a CDS encoding ParA family protein is translated as MARIISVANQKGGVGKTTTTVNLGACLAYNGKKILLIDIDAQGNATSGLGVRKADVEKDIYDILVNETPIEDVVMPTSRENLWIVPATIQLAGAEIELTTQMARESRLKQAIQKVKDQYDYILIDCPPSLGHLTINAFTASDSILIPVQCEYYALEGLSQLLNTVRLVQKHFNPDLKIEGVLLTMLDARTNLGYEVVDEVKKYFRERVYKTIVPRNIRLSEAPSHGLSIIDYDPRSRGAEVYLELAKEVLANGE
- the rsmG gene encoding 16S rRNA (guanine(527)-N(7))-methyltransferase RsmG, with translation MNPEEFKEALQEKGIPLTEKQMNQFKQYLVLLQEWNEKINLTAITEEEEVYLKHFYDSILAGVYVDFNNGVQSLCDVGAGAGFPSIPLKIVFPKLSVTIVDSLNKRIQFLNTLATELELEDVHFYHDRAETFGQNKQFRESFDFVTARAVARMSVLSELCLPLVKKGGLFIALKASNSHAEMQEGERALSLLGGKVREDIICELPRDAGERHIILIDKKKETPKAYPRKPGTPNRKPL